catgattaaagacctaattgcCCCCCTCAAATCGCTAAAAACCCATCTCAAATACTTTCCCCCTTATTATTATCAAGCAAACTTTCCTCTGTACGATTTGGGCATGGAAAAGCACAAGTAGGGATGGGCATCGGTGGGTTCGGTTCGATTTTGTAGAATTTTGGTTCGGTTAATTCGATTTTCGGTTTGTGATTTTAATAACAAAAATCGAACCATAGTAacttcggttcggttcggtttttTCATGTTCGGTTTGGTTTAATCGGTTGGGTTTTCGGTTTCAAGCCATGAAAAAATAGTACGAAACAACGAAAATAGATTACTTTTTGCAGTTGTTGCAAGTGCTTCTAGTGTCTTCAACTAACTCATGTTGAACCTTAAGCAACTAACCCATGTTGAAACAACTGTCTTCAACGAAAATCGTCTCGTGTTTGTTGAACCTTAAGCAAAAGCTATAGACTTTTTAGCTTAGGAGAGTTTCTAACTTATTCCATGCTTTGTCGACTAAACTGCTAGAAGACTATTTTCTACTCCAAATATTGATTTTCCACTAGATAAAAAGGTACCAATTTTAGCTTAAACCTCTTTTGCATTAGTTCTCGCAGTTCATCAATTTCTCGCCGAATTCTCGTGAATCATTTGAAATTTTCGTGGTCAATTGTTGAGTGTGAACTTGAAATTGTAGTATGAGAATTCGGTTCTTCGGTTTAACCGAAAACCGAACCATTAAAACCGACCACCGAATCGAACACCGAACTTTTTAAAACAATAAATCGCAAACTAATCGAATAAACCGAAAAACTGAAACCGAATAAACTAAAATTTTTGGTTCGTCCGATTTTTTCGATGGGGTCGATATTATGCCCACCCTTAAGCACTGTTGAATACTGCCAAATTAAACTTGTTATAGCTTGATACCTTGATAgtactattttattttttttcattattatttttGTACTGATCCATTAACCTCTCAATGTTGAAAGAATTTCTTATTATGTTGTCTATGTAGTTAATTGTTATAGCTAAAGTTGAAAATTATGGAGGGTACTTTTATAAACacctaatttttttaaaattatgcaATTTTATACACCTAATGgtgaataaaaaataatctctaacataaataaaaaataatctctAACATAACTAATGCTAGCATTACTTGTACCAGTGTTACTAATATCTATATTACCAGCAGTGGTTTCTTGTTAAATCCATGTCATATGACTGCAATGATTTCTGCTAGGTGAACTAAAACTGCTCAAAGTTTAGGAAAGTTTAAACGTAAGAGAGATTTTAGCTAAAAACTCTTCACATTTCCTTCACAAAAATTGTGCGATCATCCCAAATTTGAATGACAATACTCGAGGCTGCTTCACCGGTTGCCGGCGATCTCACCGCTTCTGCGGGCGGCGAAGTGATCGCCGACAAGGAAGACGTTCTAAGTGAAATTCTCCTCCGATTACCCACAAAATATCTTCTCCAATGTTGCTGCGTCTCCAAACACTGGCACTCTCTCATCTCTGCTCCTCATTTCCGCCGCCGTCACTGCCGCCGCCACGCCTCCACTTCCGCCGCCACTGGTCTCTTGTTGTTCCGTACATTCTCCTTCAAACATCTCATGGACCACCTCGTATACTTCCCCAATAATTCCAACGACAAAAATTGTTATTCTAGAACCATCCCTTCTTCCATTCGTAGGTTTCATTACCCTTTAGCCTTTTCAGGTTTTCATCACCTTCATTCTTGTAATGGGTTGTTGTGTTTTGGGCTTTTGTTGGCTCCTTGTGAATGTAACCTTTATGTTTATAACCCTTGTACATGCTCTTATGCTTCTCTTTCACTGCCTAAAAAATTTAGCCTCGCTACTATTAAAGCTATAAATTTAGCATTTGATCCGTCAAGATCCGATTTTTATAGAATTATTTGCATATATGCTTATAATTCGGAAAATGACAATGACCCTTTTGGGGATCACGTGTATAAAATCTTGATTTATGCTTCAGAAAGTGGTACATGGAAGGATACAGGAAAGGGGTTTAATGATAAATATGATTACTTGTTGAAAAGGGGCGTGTTTTCACGAGGTTGTATTCATTGGGTTGGCGAGAACAAGCCTTTTCTAGCGTTTGATGTCGAGAATGAGAGGTTTAGGACAATGCCTAGTACTAGTGTTCCTGAAAATGGGAGAAAGATttgttattttggcgattggGGTGGACGCCTCCATGTTATTCAGGAATGTGACAGTGGAGCAGCTTCACTGGTGGATGTAATGGAGTTGCAGATAGATTACTCCAAGTGGTCGTTGAAGTATCGCATTGATATTGATTATCTTGGTATGGGAATTGGAGGTAATGCTGATGGTATTAAGGTTGATGTACTTTGTTTGGTCGAGGCAAATGGAGAAGGGAAGACTATGCTTATAGTATCAGCTCAAGGCAGAATTTTATCCTACGATATCGTTGACAAGACATTTGAGGAGGTATGTAATGTCTCAAACTTTGCTTCTGTCAAGCAGGATCCCTTAGAGTACAAGTATAAATGGGGTCAAGCCTTTCAACACTTTGAGACCCTTGCTTGTGTCTAAGATTGCATGAATTGTTTCAATCTCACTACTTGGCACTACTTAAGTGTAATGTACTAGAAGCAAGGAATCATGATGTTCTATAGCCAATCTTAATATCTAGTTTGTACATCGGGAAGCTATTTGTGCTCTGACGTTGTCGTAGTAGTATGTCAAAGTTCCGCTCTAGTATATGTAATTGGTGAAACTCTGATGGTTTGTTTCTTATCCTCTGCTTATATTCTTGTCTAGTTTGCAAGTAGAGGCAGTGATCATATGTGTAATCTACTACTGAAGACAGAATGAAGGAGAAATACCTGTTATGACACCTGTTTATGATGATCATATTTTTGCTTCAATTGGAAATTAGCAGTATGATTAGAGGGACATGCCTCATTCTGGATAATTAAGAGTGTATGAAAATGGCTAATGTTGCACCATCATTGATCATTCAGCTCAAATTGTCCTAACAACATTCTCATAAGATATATTTCACTTAGGAGATGATGAATAGATCTTCAcgtgtatataatatatatacacacacatatattgtgtgtgtgtgtgtgtgtgtgtgtgtgtgttttttgaGAAGGCTTCTTCTGGTTCATTTCTGGTATTTACTTTTGCTGCTCATCCTCTGgtaatttttcttttaaatccAATAGGTATCAAGTGTTGCGACTTTATTTAATAATGACTGATCTTTTACCCgatggaaaagaaaagaaaggtcgGCGACAAAGCTTTCCCCTCTCTCCATATCTCTTTGACCCAATGGAAACTAGTTTGATGCTTCTAGAAGAATGTATGTAAATGCATAATAAAGAATGTAAAACTCGAAGAGGAGAATGAAATGCATCTGAGATCTTTGGCAGAAATCAGAATTTATTGATGACGAGTGCTTATAGTTAAGCGAAAAGATCTAAAGTCTGAGGCGAGATTCAAGAAACAACATGGTCCAGCATTTCAGGAGAGCACCAGCAGAATTGAGTCCTTTTCCTATGGAAGATAGGATAAGAGGCAACTTGCTTGGTTTCTTTCCTTGTAGGGATAGTGTAAATGGCACATACAGCTAAACAAAACAGTAAATTTAGCAGAAAAATTACTATCAGAATGCTAACTCTTGCATTACCAAATCCATTAAAAAAAAACTCTACTGAATTATTTTCTAAAAAAGATTGAGCATAATTAAACACAGCAAATGAACTATTTTATTATTAGTTCCTTCAGAAGTATACCTAAAACTGCCAGGAGGAACCTTAAAGAACAAAAATTCAATAAATATATCTTTATATGGTAGCATAGCACCCAACACAAGGCTAATCACCGTTAAGCTTCCGCCTCCAGCAACACTGCAATTTCCAGCAGTGAGCTTTCTTCCTCTTTAACTTCTCTAGAATCCAATTGGAAAATGGTTGGTAACTTATGAAGCTTAGAATAAAGGCAAACAGTCGTCATtccaaagaagaaggaaaagagaagaaaaaaaatacaaatagaaAGCTAAAGAGACAGAAGTAGCTTGAGAAGCTGAGATATCGCGTCTTAGGATGGACCTAACCAGCAAAATCTTTAGGTGTTGTCCAAGATTGAGCCAACATTGTCATCGTTACGGTTTATCTTTTACTTCCACAATAAATCATGGATGTATACTTTTTAACTTTTGTTAAAAGTTCCACCAAGACTTGATGCATCTGTATATATTAAAAGAAGACTTAGTTTCTGAGTTTGATATAAAATTTACTAAATTTTGATATCGGCAGGGCACCTGGGAGAAGTCAAATGAATGTACATCCAAGTTTGTTGCACTGAGAACTTCCTGTACCTTAGACATGAACATAGTGATTTAACATCACTGATTTTAAAATtttctaattatttttttaattatacatAAGTGGGAAGGGGAAGGGGATATAGTGAGGAGATTACAAGGTGGGGAATGGAATCCCAAACAACGAAGTGGAGGTTCAGATAGCCAACCAACCAGGCTGCCATGATTCCCCGAGTTGAAAAGTTGGTTCTTGAGATTTTGTACTATTAGTGAAGTAAATTATTGTTTCTTACTTTTAATTTCTCTTAAATTGGGAAGTTCTTAGAAAAAACAACCTGCAATTGCCTCTTTTCGCTCTGTTTCTTTAGGACAGATCCTTACTATGAGATTAAGTTATTCTAGTTCCAATAAATGAAGCTGATAATCAATGCGGCTGAAGACATGTGTTTTGAAAGAGTGGAATGTTCTAGGCATGAATAGGATGTGCTATTTGGCTCTGCTCGTGGGTTTGGCGGTGGTAATGAGAGGAGAAAAGATGTTAATAACCCTTAATTGTAGTATGATTACTCCTTTAATGCAGATCTGAGAAGAGACGACAATATCAGACTTAAACTGTTGAAATTTGGTTTGCATTATTACAATTTTTAGTCTATGTTTTTCCCAGTCACGTGCTGTTGCCTCTTTCATGCGATTTTGGTATATCTCTCTCTGCAATGTTAGGTCACCATTTGGTATAGTTGGAATCAaaataacatatttatttcaATGGGAATATCATATTTCCTTTTCGTTTATATTTTAGTACAGAAGAGGAAAAGTGGAGTTTTTAGCTCCCCTTATGATTGATTAATTCAATCTATTGTTATTTGAGATAGGAAGTTCTGATTATCTTTGCTAAGACAACAACCGAGAGAACCACAACTTTTATCTTATATATGGCGAAGCCAGAATGAAATATTTTAGAGCTATTTCTTTCCAGTTTCCAAGTTGACATGTTTATTGCCTTTTGGTTTGGCTTACATTTCTTTCTATGTTTCAGATTTTAATACCAAAATTTATACTTTAGAAATAAAATCTTTTATCAATAAGGCATTTGTTGAATAGCTAAGGTTTTAATTAAAGGGGTGAAATGTTTTTTGGTTCAAGTGAGACAGTAAGGTCTGCGTTTCGAGTTCAACTATACTTAACTATATTGCTTCTTCCAGTATGTCTGCAGCTTGTTCCTCTTTGAGCAGATAAGAAGCAAATCTTTTACTTCAACTCATTTTTTCTCAAAGCTTTTAACTTCCCATATAGCTTTTTTTCCTGCTGCCAGTTATCATAGAGAAACagtctatgttgctcggactcgggTGCAGGTATCCAATCAGAGAGCGGATCTAGAAGTTGGATCCTTCATAATCAAATTTTTATGATTCTGGGGTAATCAAGGTACGTATACGGATGCAGGGTCTTGGCTGAAAGTAATTCAAAATTCTAAAGATACTATATAAATATCCTAAATTATGAGAAATATTCTGTGAAATACTATAGGTTATGGAGTGCAGTTGATAGTTCAATCTTTCATTTTGGTAATTTCTCAAGTTGTTGCCACTAGGCACTAGCAAGCAGCCATGGATTGTGGTCAAAGTACCCGATCTCGATTGATCACACCCGGTACGAATACCACATTCTTACCAGTACTAGTGTCGTGCCGACACGGGTTTAGCAGTTAAAATGAAGAGTCCATGCAACATAGCAACCAGTTACTAAACATGTCAAAAGAAGTATTGTTTCTAATATTTTAATTTCATTTACACAGTAACAGAAACACCATTCTCATCTGTGTTTGATCCGAGCTCTTGCCAAACTCTAGATTTTTTCTTATTCGGTGGGTCAGTGAACTCATGATCTAGTTCAATGGATGAAGAcacttcaaattatttttgataGATTGAAAACAATGTCAATGAAAATTCTGCTATTCTGAATATATTGTAACTATCAATGGTACAAATTCTTCACAAGCTTAGTAACTATCAATACAGCAATATAATGCCATCAGCATGGTTCTTCTAGTCAACTTCTCAAGTCTACATTCCCTTGGTTTCCTTGAAGTTTCATTATTTCAATTCAACGGTTAAGTGCCAGAGATTTTATTGTGTTTAAGGAGTTTGTTTTAATGTGAATATAAATTATCTTCTTTATAGTCTTATGTTTCTACGTTGAGAAGGATATCCGTTAAAAAGATTGGATTACGTTAACCTAAAGTGTAGGAACATTAAACGACAAAAGTCAATAAAATTTTAGAActtgagaaaaataaaaatatattgctTAGTTGGTCGAAGTTCAGAACTGTTTTTGATTTGTATGATTAGTCGAGCTGGAGCTAATGAACAACCTATTGACCTATGTTGGAAAGAAGCCACGAGCAAGAAGGAAAGAGGTTGCTTATTTGGTTCTATTGATTTTTCTCCTGCGGGGAAGAGAACACATTTCTAAACAACATTTTCTGAGGTGGAGAAAACAAAAAGTATGAATTATGCTAGAGGCATAAATGCTTTTTGAAGCTAAAAGAAGTTTGAATGATACTAGAAAACGGCAATGTTTTTTGAAGCTAAAAAGGTTGAAATAGAGACATTCCAAAggttgaaagaaaaaaaaaaaaaaagaaacaaagaaggaaATCTTAATTCCAACTTTTGATTGCGAAAGGACATCGTCTTTTTCCCCCTTATTATTTATTGCAAGGCTATGAAGCTGCAAAAAATTTAACTATGTGTCCCCATTAAGGACCAGTGTTTAAATTTAATCTCGCTAAGAAAAGTAGTGCGACTATAATCCTTTACCAGAAATTGTgcatctcctcctcctcctttctCATTCTTTTTCATCTTCTTTATATGTGCAATAGATAACCAAAGATCCATTTATTTGTGGATGGTTTGATTGGAAAACTTGAAGAACAACTATTATTGAGTTTTGTTGAGCTTGTTTGTTAAAGAAGGATTGGGTGGAATAACCATCGGAAATTATTGGAATTGGTATTAGAATGTCAAATATCAAATTTGGAGTCACTTGGAGTTGATTTGGACAAATTTGAATTAATTTTGAAGCAAAAATAGGTTGGTGAAATTTCTCACATACTTATGGTGGTTCGCAAGGAATTGTGAACAATTTTTTTCAAAGTTACGACATATCTTGTACTAAATTTTTGACGATCCACTAGG
The Nicotiana sylvestris chromosome 11, ASM39365v2, whole genome shotgun sequence DNA segment above includes these coding regions:
- the LOC104210142 gene encoding F-box protein At5g07610-like isoform X1, translated to MTILEAASPVAGDLTASAGGEVIADKEDVLSEILLRLPTKYLLQCCCVSKHWHSLISAPHFRRRHCRRHASTSAATGLLLFRTFSFKHLMDHLVYFPNNSNDKNCYSRTIPSSIRRFHYPLAFSGFHHLHSCNGLLCFGLLLAPCECNLYVYNPCTCSYASLSLPKKFSLATIKAINLAFDPSRSDFYRIICIYAYNSENDNDPFGDHVYKILIYASESGTWKDTGKGFNDKYDYLLKRGVFSRGCIHWVGENKPFLAFDVENERFRTMPSTSVPENGRKICYFGDWGGRLHVIQECDSGAASLVDVMELQIDYSKWSLKYRIDIDYLGMGIGGNADGIKVDVLCLVEANGEGKTMLIVSAQGRILSYDIVDKTFEELFFLLPVIIEKQSMLLGLGCRYPIRERI
- the LOC104210142 gene encoding F-box protein At5g07610-like isoform X3, which translates into the protein MTILEAASPVAGDLTASAGGEVIADKEDVLSEILLRLPTKYLLQCCCVSKHWHSLISAPHFRRRHCRRHASTSAATGLLLFRTFSFKHLMDHLVYFPNNSNDKNCYSRTIPSSIRRFHYPLAFSGFHHLHSCNGLLCFGLLLAPCECNLYVYNPCTCSYASLSLPKKFSLATIKAINLAFDPSRSDFYRIICIYAYNSENDNDPFGDHVYKILIYASESGTWKDTGKGFNDKYDYLLKRGVFSRGCIHWVGENKPFLAFDVENERFRTMPSTSVPENGRKICYFGDWGGRLHVIQECDSGAASLVDVMELQIDYSKWSLKYRIDIDYLGMGIGGNADGIKVDVLCLVEANGEGKTMLIVSAQGRILSYDIVDKTFEEVSSVATLFNND
- the LOC104210142 gene encoding F-box protein At5g07610-like isoform X2 encodes the protein MTILEAASPVAGDLTASAGGEVIADKEDVLSEILLRLPTKYLLQCCCVSKHWHSLISAPHFRRRHCRRHASTSAATGLLLFRTFSFKHLMDHLVYFPNNSNDKNCYSRTIPSSIRRFHYPLAFSGFHHLHSCNGLLCFGLLLAPCECNLYVYNPCTCSYASLSLPKKFSLATIKAINLAFDPSRSDFYRIICIYAYNSENDNDPFGDHVYKILIYASESGTWKDTGKGFNDKYDYLLKRGVFSRGCIHWVGENKPFLAFDVENERFRTMPSTSVPENGRKICYFGDWGGRLHVIQECDSGAASLVDVMELQIDYSKWSLKYRIDIDYLGMGIGGNADGIKVDVLCLVEANGEGKTMLIVSAQGRILSYDIVDKTFEEGTWEKSNECTSKFVALRTSCTLDMNIVI